From one Formosa sediminum genomic stretch:
- a CDS encoding DUF421 domain-containing protein yields MLIINWIGKRVVGGFGSADILIVVGMGSAVGDSMFYPSIPLIVALLVITLIGALQKLHVYLSIKFEAVRKKSHPKVMKLVESGKLLYDNFSDDQIDKYEVYMLLRESGIKYLSEVEHAYYEQSGKLSIYKYENPIQEHSILPEDLPNYEKFPHSL; encoded by the coding sequence ATGCTTATAATTAATTGGATTGGTAAACGTGTTGTGGGAGGTTTTGGTAGTGCAGATATTTTAATAGTTGTAGGTATGGGGAGCGCTGTTGGAGATAGCATGTTTTATCCGTCTATCCCTTTAATTGTTGCTTTGTTAGTAATTACTTTAATTGGCGCGTTACAAAAGTTACATGTTTATTTATCTATCAAATTCGAAGCGGTTAGAAAAAAATCACATCCTAAAGTTATGAAATTGGTAGAATCGGGTAAGTTACTGTATGATAACTTTTCCGATGATCAAATTGATAAATACGAAGTGTATATGTTGTTAAGAGAATCGGGAATTAAATATTTGTCTGAAGTTGAACATGCGTATTATGAACAATCTGGTAAGTTAAGCATCTACAAATACGAGAATCCCATACAGGAGCATTCAATTCTTCCAGAGGATCTTCCTAATTATGAGAAATTTCCACATAGTTTGTAG
- a CDS encoding glycoside hydrolase family 130 protein, which translates to MSDIAVRCKLNPLLSPKDLEPSNPNMVITSLLNPGVFEFNGKIGLLVRVAERSIQKEGVLSIPFYNEEGVIEILDFDLDDPKLNAYDARVITYNGTDYLTTISHLRLFLSIDGINFIESKHPSLFGEGIYECFGIEDCRVSKLEAMYYLTYTMVSTYGVGVGLKTTKDWFNFENKGMIFSPHNKDCAIFEEKINGKFYALHRPSSPELGGNYMWIAESPDGVHWGNHKCIAKTRTGCFDSKRLGAGAAPIKTDKGWLAIYHGANETNRYCLGALLLDLNDPSKLIARSKAPIMEPNASYEHIGFFGNVVFTNGHVVHGDTLKIYYGASDEFVCLAHFSIDEILKTLI; encoded by the coding sequence ATGTCTGATATTGCAGTGCGATGTAAATTAAATCCATTATTATCTCCAAAAGATTTAGAACCTAGTAACCCGAATATGGTGATTACATCTTTATTAAACCCAGGGGTGTTTGAGTTTAACGGAAAAATAGGACTTTTAGTGCGTGTTGCAGAACGTAGTATCCAAAAAGAGGGGGTGCTTTCAATACCCTTTTATAATGAAGAGGGCGTTATTGAGATTTTGGATTTCGATTTAGATGATCCCAAACTAAATGCATACGATGCTAGAGTCATTACTTACAATGGAACAGACTATTTAACAACGATATCTCATCTCAGACTGTTTCTTAGCATTGATGGCATTAATTTTATTGAATCGAAACACCCTTCACTATTTGGAGAAGGCATTTATGAATGTTTTGGTATTGAAGATTGTAGGGTTTCAAAACTTGAAGCTATGTATTATTTAACCTATACTATGGTGTCTACTTACGGCGTTGGGGTCGGACTAAAGACTACCAAGGATTGGTTTAATTTTGAAAACAAGGGAATGATATTTAGTCCACATAATAAAGATTGTGCCATTTTTGAAGAAAAGATTAATGGGAAATTTTATGCACTTCACAGACCAAGTAGCCCAGAATTGGGAGGTAATTATATGTGGATAGCCGAATCTCCAGATGGCGTGCACTGGGGCAATCACAAATGTATAGCTAAGACAAGAACAGGATGTTTTGATAGTAAACGTTTGGGGGCAGGAGCAGCTCCTATTAAAACAGATAAAGGCTGGTTGGCAATTTATCATGGTGCTAATGAAACAAATAGATATTGTTTGGGTGCCTTACTATTAGATTTAAATGACCCCTCAAAACTTATAGCACGTTCTAAAGCACCTATTATGGAACCTAATGCAAGTTATGAACACATAGGTTTCTTTGGAAATGTTGTCTTTACGAATGGGCATGTGGTACACGGAGATACTTTAAAAATTTACTATGGTGCATCGGATGAGTTTGTGTGTTTAGCGCATTTTTCTATTGACGAAATATTAAAAACACTTATTTAA
- a CDS encoding cobyric acid synthase, with translation MQNLQPIMLVGTGSDVGKSWITTGICRWLKQRGYTPAPFKAQNMSLNSFSTPDNFEIGRAQAVQAEACDIPSMVEMNPILLKPSSLNKSQIVLHGKPIGDQTAKEYFLGDNKKYLFEEAKKSFKQLASKYNPIVMEGAGSISELNLKHRDIVNMRMAKAANACVYLVGDIDKGGIFGSVYGTIALLEDWERKLVKGIIINKFRGDANLFIEGKKILENLTGLPVLGILPYTRDIFIEEEDSVALNRRSTTAINGKLNIAVVKLHYISNYTDFQALEQETLINLYFTRDVEELNKADVIIIPGTKNTIEDLIALKKDGLDIVIKARYKQIPIIGICGGYQMLGKSITDPFSVESHVKLETGLGLFDIETQLSKTKQTIQRNFKFKNYKASCVGYEIHMGETSVPKDRHLNIIEGIQEGYFDRKKSWGTYLHGIFDNQEVVTELLQLKFPEAQAKNYRQFKTEQFDKLADWIDENLDMNAIIKNSLETC, from the coding sequence ATGCAAAACCTACAACCTATAATGTTAGTTGGTACAGGTTCCGATGTTGGTAAAAGCTGGATAACAACAGGAATTTGTAGATGGTTGAAACAAAGAGGATATACACCTGCTCCGTTTAAAGCACAAAACATGTCTTTAAACAGTTTTTCTACACCCGATAATTTTGAAATAGGTAGGGCACAAGCCGTACAAGCAGAGGCATGTGATATTCCGTCAATGGTAGAAATGAATCCTATTTTATTAAAACCTTCATCATTAAATAAATCACAAATTGTATTACATGGAAAACCTATTGGAGATCAAACTGCTAAAGAATATTTTTTAGGAGATAATAAAAAATATCTTTTTGAGGAGGCTAAAAAATCTTTTAAACAATTAGCATCAAAGTACAATCCTATTGTTATGGAAGGGGCAGGTAGTATTAGTGAACTAAATTTAAAACATAGAGATATTGTAAATATGCGTATGGCCAAAGCAGCAAATGCATGTGTTTACTTAGTAGGAGATATTGATAAAGGAGGTATTTTTGGGAGTGTTTATGGTACTATTGCTTTGCTTGAAGACTGGGAACGTAAACTCGTAAAAGGCATTATTATTAATAAGTTTAGAGGTGATGCAAATTTGTTTATTGAAGGTAAAAAAATTTTAGAAAACCTAACAGGACTTCCTGTTTTAGGTATTTTGCCTTATACTAGAGATATTTTTATTGAAGAAGAAGATTCCGTTGCCTTAAACCGTAGGTCTACTACAGCTATTAACGGTAAGTTAAATATTGCTGTAGTAAAACTTCATTACATCTCTAATTATACCGATTTTCAAGCTTTAGAGCAAGAAACACTTATTAATCTTTATTTTACAAGAGATGTTGAAGAACTAAATAAAGCCGATGTTATTATAATTCCAGGAACAAAAAACACCATTGAAGATTTAATAGCCTTAAAAAAAGACGGTTTAGATATTGTCATTAAAGCACGTTATAAGCAGATTCCTATTATCGGAATTTGCGGAGGGTACCAAATGTTAGGAAAATCTATCACAGATCCTTTTTCTGTAGAAAGTCATGTAAAATTAGAAACAGGTTTGGGGTTGTTTGATATTGAAACACAACTGTCTAAAACTAAGCAAACCATACAACGTAATTTTAAGTTTAAGAATTATAAAGCATCTTGTGTTGGATACGAAATACATATGGGAGAAACCAGTGTACCAAAAGATAGACATTTAAACATTATTGAGGGTATACAGGAAGGTTATTTTGATAGAAAAAAAAGTTGGGGTACTTACCTTCATGGCATTTTTGATAATCAAGAGGTTGTAACAGAGTTATTACAATTAAAATTCCCTGAAGCTCAAGCAAAAAATTACAGACAATTTAAAACTGAACAATTTGATAAATTAGCCGATTGGATAGACGAAAATTTAGACATGAATGCGATTATAAAAAACAGTCTTGAAACATGTTAA